GATTCTCCCCACACTCCAGAGGGTGTTTCTGCGGGGCCACAGGTTACTTCTGGTGGCCCCCTACTGGCCAGGGAGACTCTGGTTTCCACTGCTGCAGCTCTCCATGGCGCCTCCCCTGCAGGAAGGACCTCCTTTCGCAGCTGGGGGGCCAGATTTGGCACCCAGATCCCCGTCGCCTCCAGCTCTGGGCCTGGCCGCTGCAGGGCCCGACTCACTGCTGAATGTTTGCACTGAGACCGTCAGGAATACTATTCTGAGTGCCAGGGCACCATCTACCAGAGCACAGTATGCCAACAGATGGAAGTTATTCTCTGACTGGtgtaggggtaagacagtagACCCAGCACGTTGCTCCGTGGCCACCGTTCTGGAGTTTTTGCAGTCCCTCCTGGATGATGGTCGCTCTCATTCCACCTTGAGGGTCTATGTGGCTGCTATCTCTTCCCGACATGAGATGGTCGACGGAGCCACAATGGGTTGCCACAGGTTGGTGTCCCTCTTCCTTAGGGGGGCCCTGAGGCTGCGTCCCCCTAGGACTCTGAGGACTCCAGCTTGGGACCTGCCCCTGGTGCTGGAGGCCATGTCATCACCTCCTTTTGAGCCTCTGACCCAGATAGGGTTGaagtggctgtccatgaaggTGGCTTTTCTGCTCGCCATTACCACTGCGAAGCGGGTCGGGGAGTTGCACGCCCTATCCGTGGCAGATACATGCCTGCGGTGGAACCCTGATGGCTCAGGTGTGGTTTTATGGCCCAATGTGGCGTTCCTGCCCAAGGTGCTTTCACGCACCTATTTTAACTCCCCATCTGAGGGGAATGAGTCCGAGATGCTGTGCCCGGTACGGGCGCTTAGGGCTTACATTGCTGCTACGGCCGGTATAGGGCAGTCCGAGcaactgtttgtgtgtcacggTGGCCCTAACAGAGGTTCTGCCTTGTCTAAacagaggctgtcccactggGTCGTCGACACCATTAAACACGCCTATGTggccagtggccgccccccgccatccGGGTTGAGGTGCCACTCCACCAGAAGCGTGTCGACATCGTGGGCCGCACTAAGAGGTGTACCCCTGGAGTCGATCTGTGCCGCGGCATCATGGACGTCACCGGGCACCTTTACAAGGTTTTACCGCGTCAACGTCGCCAGTCCTCACCCGATGAGTGTGGTCCTACTGCCAAGCTCCGCTACCTCCAATGAGTGAGGTGGGTGTTGGATTCTTTGTGACCTTTTTGGTATGGGTCATCCAGTGCattaagcaccgcctctggcggtcagtaaggatgaaatagaacgatagttacgaatgtaactacggttctatgaatcctggatgaccgccagagcgttcagtcactcagaatccttgtgttctcgcgagaagattctaggaacagatcctctaatgacaccggaagatatagccttcccggtgtcacgtgggggtcacaggtgactatgttggtattaggtactcgaaatgcgcatgcgcgaggtggagatccagtgctttaagcacatccaggattcatagaaccgtagttacattcgtAACTATCGTTTTACCATCTTTTCTACGTATTTGTATTAGTAATCCGTTGTCAGACTTTGACGTAAAAATTAAAGTTAACACATGGGGCTGAAAAACTGGAATTgtttttggtttttattttaGCGCATCTGGATAGTCTTACACAATTAAATTAATGTATGCACTTTTCTCATGGCACCTGTTGGTTTATCAagatttgtttttgttgacAATGAGATTAGTCATGTCATCATCTGTAATCATCTTTAAGAACATAGTTGAATCATGCAGAAGAAAGTCCACGAGGTCTACCTGATTAGTTTATTTGCCATCACAAATGATACAATCTTTACCTGTCAAAACAACTTGCATTAGAAGAAATCAAAGTTTCTTAAATTAACACAAGTCAACACTAGCTGAAAAACTAGACTGCACAGGCTATTTTAAATTCATGTTAAACACCATTATGTAGGTCCGATATGCAGTTATAACGTACATCATGTGCCAAATATCCTTGTTTGACCGGTATGTACCAAAATGATCGTCCTACATACCACAAAAATAAGTAATCTTGGCCTAGTATCCTTCATACTCATCCATATACACagattaaaataaaaagacagATATTTAAAGCAAACTCATTTCTTCGGGTTATTGTCATAACAAATCATGCAACGTATTAAAAAAGGAAGGAAAGGTGAACGAAGAACCCCGCAAACATGAACATCTACAGGGCCGAGAGCCGCACAGCCCCCCAGCTCTCACGGGACCCTTGGTCCatccagcagggggcagtgCCACAGACGGCTAAAGGCTTTTGGATTACTGGTAAAAAAACTAAATGTATAAAAACAGGGAAATCGAAAGCAGTGACGAGGTGGATGTGGAGGGGCGGGGGTATAAACATAAGTTAATGGAGACGCTGGGGGGCCAGTTTAGACAAAGTCCCGGGACTTCTTGATGGCGCAGCAGAGCAGCATGCTGAAGATCATGCCGAAGATCTgcgaagggtggaggaggaaacaAGGCAGCTTGACTCATAAGTGTAAACAAGTGTAAACAAGGCAGCTTGACTCATAAATGGAATTGCAGCTGTTGATCTTGCGACACGTACATTCAGTTTGCCTTTAGATAGAAAAGGTGCGAGCTGTTTTTCTGCTTGACGACTACGGCATACACACCATGTGGTATGGGCACTACCCGTGCTCACCCACCACGTTATAATCTATATTACATTATATCTCTATAAAAAGCCTAATATTGCTCCTCAAATTCCCACAAGCTTGTTAAAACTCACATTGCAGCACTCTGCACTTTAAAAACTATGTTCTGCAAACCCTTTATCATTAGGTTTCTATCTGTGCGGTcagcctgggggaggagccatgGAGTGGGTGTACCCTTCGTAGCCCCCTCTGGGGAGGTCCACACTCACCATGATGACCCCGATGCCGATGCCCACCCCTCCGATGATGTGCAGCTTGCCGTTGAACACCTCGTCGATGGCAGCGGGGCAGCTCTGGCAACACAAAGACAACCAGAAGATGACGTCAGCCGACCAGCCCCGTCATTCCTCCACCTTACTGGGTACGCACACGTCTGCCACGCCGTGGTCAGatactaaggcccaatcccatttctaccccttacccctcccttgttttgaagggggaaggggaagggggaaggggcttaaggggtagaaatgggattgggtctAACTCTAGGCTCGTAAGggttttgttgcatttttatgctttattatagagagaaaggtatgggagatagaggggaggaaatgcagcaaatgaccacgCAGGGAgcaaacccgggtcgctgcgatcAGGACTAAGCCAAAGAATCTGTTTTTAACGGGATGCGTGTCAAAACAGGAAAAAGCAAGAAAATGCTTTTCGTATGCGTCCCATTAacagggctgggtaaaaatgcGTTACCGTGGTGATGAGGACCTCCAGGCCCTCCTTCTTGGGGCAGATGTCCTTGGCCGCGTCGATCACGGTCCCTGTGGGGCCGCAACAGTccagctgggagggggggggggggggggggggggggaaacaacaaccaccaccacatcagTTCCACTGGTGGCAATACAGACCCCGAGACGTTTAACACAGTGGCGATGCAGATCTGATTTGTTCAACAGTGACCTACTGGTGGCAATATAGACGTTGAACACAGTGAGCTATTGCTGGCTATGGCGAGTGGGTGGTCCGCAGATATAGCCTCTGATTTTAGACTTGTTTACAAATTCCCTAACAGGTCATAGTTCAAATTATTCCAGGGAGGAGACATAATATGGGAATGCGTCCAAGAATTAAGAGCCCTTATGACAAACTCTGAACTCAAGCGTACAATGACTCCCTCATCATCGTACGCGTGTTTGACATGGAGCCCTCCCTAGTGAGGGGAGCTGGACCATGGTGGATCCACCGCCATGGTTCTGATCCCTGCACCGGTCCCTCGTCTCACCCCGAAGTGGATGAGCCGCAGCGTCTCCTTCAGGGCCTCCTGGCGGGTGTCCTTGTAGTTGGCGTAGGTCTGCTTGTAGAACTCCGTCACGTCCTCCACCACCTAAAACGGCGAGACGGTGAGAGCTCAGCGCCGAGGTTCACAGACGGAAACGCATGAATGCCAGAATCAGAGAAGGAGACGTGTGCGTGCTGCACCCAGGCACGAGTTTGTGGGTCTCCGTACCCGGTCTTTGTTGGACAGGCCCCAGATCCCGGCAGCCACTTCAATCGCGAAGATGACgagcaggaagaagaagaactaGAAAAACAGGTCAACACACACGTCAGTCTCGTCAAAAATGTAactatttaaaggtcccatgatacaccaccaggtgtggtggtttgattagccgctacaagcggttttgaaaatccgccccttatgacatcacaagtgggcgtgtccacctagatgtgtgacggatagatgagcaacgtttgctacaaaccactgggtaggctggtagactgatcgaTCCATCTtaaatctaggtggacacgcccccttgtgATTTcaggcttgtagcggctaatcaccctcccacctggtgagcatgtcatgggacctttaatgtgtGCGACGACAGGTGgagtggtgggggtgatggatgcTAA
This Gadus macrocephalus chromosome 19, ASM3116895v1 DNA region includes the following protein-coding sequences:
- the cd9b gene encoding CD9 molecule b isoform X2, with the protein product MAAIQCIKYLMFVFNFLFWLAGTGVLAVGLWLRFDTRTAALFEGPDAPTVFFTGVYILIAAGALMMVVGFLGCCGAIKESPCMLGLFFFFLLVIFAIEVAAGIWGLSNKDRVVEDVTEFYKQTYANYKDTRQEALKETLRLIHFGLDCCGPTGTVIDAAKDICPKKEGLEVLITTSCPAAIDEVFNGKLHIIGGVGIGIGVIMIFGMIFSMLLCCAIKKSRDFV
- the cd9b gene encoding CD9 molecule b isoform X1; this translates as MGALTGGELCVKYLLFIFNFVFWLAGTGVLAVGLWLRFDTRTAALFEGPDAPTVFFTGVYILIAAGALMMVVGFLGCCGAIKESPCMLGLFFFFLLVIFAIEVAAGIWGLSNKDRVVEDVTEFYKQTYANYKDTRQEALKETLRLIHFGLDCCGPTGTVIDAAKDICPKKEGLEVLITTSCPAAIDEVFNGKLHIIGGVGIGIGVIMIFGMIFSMLLCCAIKKSRDFV